The following proteins come from a genomic window of Candidatus Woesearchaeota archaeon:
- a CDS encoding translation initiation factor IF-2 subunit gamma, whose product MPRKKPEESEKTEEKGEIKIKEQKESKEEKVQPEINIGMVGHVDHGKTTLTMALTGKWTDTHSEEIKKGITIRLGYADASFYKCDNCEGTDAYTTQPACKKCNGKAEFLRKVSFVDAPGHESLMATMLSGATIMDGALLLVAANEECPQPQTREHLMALEIIGINKVVVVQNKVDTVSREGAVQNYEQIKKFLGNTKFKDAPIIPISAQHRVNIGALIDAIQKVITTPARDPNKEPIMFVARSFDINKPGDLPEKLIGGVLGGSLKQGMLKVNDEIEIKPGYEVTEANKKIWKPLKTKIVGLVTGSEKVNDVKPGGSIGVLTLLDPSIIKADSLGGAIVGFPGKLPDVWYNLNLETHLLERVVGSREELNVEPIKLGESLMLNVNSAATVGIVTKIGKNKAECRLKLPVCAEKGSRVTISRLIKTRFRLIGYGIIKE is encoded by the coding sequence ATGCCAAGGAAGAAACCGGAAGAATCTGAAAAAACTGAAGAAAAAGGGGAAATTAAAATAAAAGAGCAGAAAGAATCAAAAGAAGAAAAAGTGCAGCCGGAAATAAATATAGGCATGGTCGGGCATGTTGACCACGGCAAAACAACTTTAACAATGGCCCTGACAGGCAAATGGACTGACACTCATTCTGAGGAGATCAAAAAAGGGATAACTATAAGATTAGGCTATGCTGATGCATCATTCTATAAATGCGATAATTGCGAAGGAACAGATGCTTACACAACGCAGCCAGCCTGCAAGAAATGCAATGGCAAGGCAGAGTTTTTGAGAAAGGTCAGCTTTGTTGATGCCCCTGGCCATGAATCCTTGATGGCAACAATGCTTTCCGGAGCAACAATTATGGACGGCGCTTTGCTGCTTGTTGCTGCGAATGAGGAATGCCCGCAGCCGCAGACAAGAGAGCATTTGATGGCGCTGGAAATTATCGGCATCAATAAGGTTGTTGTTGTGCAGAACAAGGTGGATACTGTTTCAAGGGAAGGCGCAGTCCAGAATTATGAGCAGATAAAGAAGTTTTTGGGAAATACAAAGTTCAAAGATGCGCCGATAATACCTATAAGCGCGCAGCACAGAGTCAATATCGGAGCATTAATAGATGCAATACAGAAAGTTATAACAACTCCTGCAAGAGATCCTAATAAAGAGCCCATTATGTTTGTCGCAAGGTCATTTGACATAAACAAGCCGGGCGATCTGCCTGAGAAGCTTATCGGCGGGGTTTTAGGCGGATCATTGAAGCAAGGCATGCTTAAAGTCAATGATGAAATAGAGATAAAGCCAGGTTATGAAGTGACAGAGGCAAATAAAAAAATCTGGAAGCCGTTAAAGACAAAGATAGTTGGCTTGGTGACTGGCTCTGAAAAAGTAAATGATGTAAAGCCAGGCGGCTCGATCGGGGTGCTTACTTTATTAGACCCTTCCATTATAAAAGCAGATTCCCTGGGCGGCGCAATAGTTGGCTTTCCTGGAAAGCTGCCTGATGTCTGGTATAACCTTAACTTAGAAACACATCTGCTTGAAAGGGTTGTTGGATCCAGAGAAGAATTAAATGTGGAGCCCATAAAACTGGGTGAATCATTAATGCTTAATGTAAACTCAGCAGCAACTGTCGGCATTGTCACAAAGATCGGCAAAAACAAGGCAGAGTGCAGGCTGAAGCTGCCAGTATGCGCTGAAAAAGGGTCGAGGGTTACGATCTCCAGATTGATCAAGACAAGGTTCAGGCTAATAGGATATGGGATAATAAAGGAATAA